One part of the Candidatus Borreliella tachyglossi genome encodes these proteins:
- the plzA gene encoding c-di-GMP-binding receptor PlzA: protein MLLSRKIKDYETKYRCKEIKMSTEINSFLNIKNTVEMKVGTYVVFGIIYSISMNTIKIIFQEDTILPILAQNRNLGNIQIRRLDDLTHNSFIIPSLAVRLANTSTYSGQDKEYNLLTLDFLSPVPEEFAMKIGKLLDLKLGQNQRIHERIIVDKDSLRKLKLSSDKAFIEFNGIKHKCLIKDLSYGGALLISYFDYEEMDESDIDLTLNFNIAGNEVSILGKTRNLSVIQTPNGKVLALGIAFYEEKIPLDYTMLIHDYFN, encoded by the coding sequence ATGCTTTTGTCTAGAAAAATAAAAGATTATGAGACTAAATATAGATGTAAAGAAATTAAAATGAGTACTGAGATAAACAGTTTCCTTAATATTAAAAATACTGTTGAGATGAAAGTTGGTACTTATGTAGTATTTGGAATAATTTATTCTATTTCCATGAATACTATTAAGATTATTTTTCAGGAAGACACAATTTTGCCAATTTTAGCGCAAAATAGAAACTTAGGGAATATTCAAATTAGAAGATTGGATGATTTGACACATAATTCTTTTATTATACCGTCTTTAGCTGTTAGATTAGCAAATACATCTACTTATTCTGGCCAAGACAAGGAGTATAATTTGCTAACGCTGGATTTTTTATCGCCTGTTCCAGAAGAGTTTGCTATGAAGATTGGCAAACTTCTTGATTTAAAGCTTGGGCAGAATCAAAGAATTCATGAGCGTATTATTGTTGATAAGGATTCACTTAGAAAGCTTAAGCTCAGTTCTGATAAAGCTTTTATTGAATTTAACGGAATTAAGCATAAGTGTTTAATTAAAGACTTATCCTATGGTGGTGCACTTTTAATTTCTTATTTTGATTATGAGGAAATGGATGAAAGTGACATTGACTTAACTCTAAATTTTAATATTGCAGGTAATGAAGTTTCTATTCTGGGCAAGACAAGAAATTTAAGTGTTATTCAGACTCCCAATGGTAAGGTTTTAGCTTTAGGTATTGCATTTTATGAGGAAAAAATTCCTCTTGATTATACTATGCTAATTCATGATTATTTTAATTAG
- a CDS encoding tetratricopeptide repeat protein yields MLKNIVYISLPENFTRRIKDFVFDPTILLPVEVNNVLNFSQIELNFEAIMSAILKISAYERDNVNFPYYKKLLLALNPNIFAELINAGLIKVDEGDYSLALEIFLALKGIDDKNEILLLNLALLYERMAENFLKAEQGTDALHSDQNALKIYEKLLGFKSPNENVFANAGFFFVRQYKLDKAQQLLKHYLKISDNSRLKGKVSEILNAIGNHESLDLGLERIYDLIILSREDEAISELIRLLKYNEGLWNAWFLLGWGYRRKGFYSEAKDAFLKVLFLDSKNVDAMNELSICFMELLELDDSLKYLLRALKLEPDNVKIISNLGILYLKMEHKKEALKYFKIVLEYDPKDSLALKYLELLDK; encoded by the coding sequence ATGCTTAAGAATATTGTCTATATTTCTCTTCCAGAGAATTTTACAAGGCGGATTAAAGATTTCGTGTTCGATCCTACAATACTTTTGCCTGTTGAGGTCAATAATGTTTTAAATTTTTCTCAAATTGAACTTAATTTTGAGGCTATTATGTCTGCTATTCTCAAAATTTCTGCTTATGAGAGGGATAATGTTAATTTTCCTTATTATAAAAAGCTTCTCTTAGCTTTAAATCCTAATATTTTTGCTGAACTTATTAATGCTGGATTGATTAAGGTTGATGAAGGAGATTATAGCTTGGCTCTTGAGATTTTTTTGGCATTAAAAGGTATTGATGATAAAAATGAGATTCTTCTTCTTAATTTGGCATTGTTGTATGAGCGGATGGCTGAAAACTTCCTGAAGGCTGAGCAAGGTACGGATGCTCTTCATAGTGATCAAAATGCTTTAAAAATTTATGAGAAACTTTTGGGATTTAAAAGTCCAAATGAAAATGTGTTTGCAAATGCTGGATTTTTTTTTGTTAGACAGTACAAATTAGATAAAGCTCAACAGTTGCTTAAACATTATTTAAAAATTTCTGACAACTCAAGGTTAAAGGGTAAAGTAAGTGAGATTTTAAATGCTATAGGGAATCATGAGAGTTTGGACTTAGGTCTTGAGAGGATATATGATCTTATTATTTTGTCAAGAGAGGATGAAGCTATTTCTGAACTAATTAGACTTTTAAAGTATAATGAGGGATTGTGGAATGCTTGGTTTTTGCTTGGGTGGGGATATAGAAGGAAGGGGTTTTATTCTGAAGCGAAGGACGCTTTTCTTAAGGTATTATTTCTTGACTCTAAGAATGTTGATGCTATGAACGAGCTTTCAATCTGCTTTATGGAACTTTTGGAGCTTGATGATAGTCTTAAGTATTTACTTAGAGCTTTAAAGCTTGAACCTGATAATGTCAAGATTATTTCAAATCTTGGAATTCTTTATTTAAAGATGGAGCACAAGAAAGAGGCTTTAAAATATTTCAAAATAGTGCTTGAATATGACCCTAAGGATTCCCTTGCGCTTAAATATTTGGAACTTTTAGATAAATAA
- a CDS encoding septal ring lytic transglycosylase RlpA family protein: protein MVSLINLMSGSSRFIFLFLIFIVAKLDSATVGLASWYGEAFHGKATANGEKFDMTALTAAHKELPFNTVVRVTNLLNNRTVVVRINDRGPFRKDRVIDLSKSAAEKLDFLGIGVAPVKIEILEKSDERKVVAHEPKKASNTVNSSKVDSLLESSKLDKDATLDKGGSDVAESALHDLIKEPDFYIQVGSYKMRDYAERAYRALQKVGLSVLVHAHGSFFTVFVPTHADDVHQNVELIKSTGYKDILVRKTKIPGDNLAID, encoded by the coding sequence ATGGTAAGTTTGATTAATCTTATGAGTGGTAGCTCTAGATTTATTTTTTTGTTCTTAATTTTTATTGTTGCTAAGCTGGATAGTGCTACTGTAGGGCTTGCCTCATGGTATGGGGAGGCTTTTCATGGTAAGGCTACTGCTAATGGTGAAAAATTTGATATGACAGCACTTACTGCTGCTCACAAGGAACTTCCATTTAATACTGTTGTAAGAGTGACTAATTTACTAAATAATAGAACAGTTGTTGTAAGGATTAATGATAGAGGTCCTTTTAGAAAAGATAGGGTAATTGATTTATCAAAATCTGCTGCTGAAAAGCTGGACTTTCTAGGCATAGGCGTTGCGCCTGTAAAAATTGAAATATTGGAAAAATCGGATGAAAGGAAAGTTGTAGCGCACGAACCCAAAAAGGCTTCAAATACAGTAAATTCATCTAAAGTTGATTCTTTATTGGAAAGTTCAAAACTAGACAAAGATGCTACTTTAGATAAGGGTGGCTCTGATGTTGCGGAATCGGCCTTACATGATCTTATTAAAGAGCCTGATTTCTATATACAAGTTGGTTCTTATAAAATGAGAGATTATGCTGAGAGAGCTTATAGAGCATTACAGAAGGTTGGACTGAGTGTTTTAGTACATGCGCATGGATCTTTTTTTACAGTTTTCGTTCCGACTCATGCTGATGATGTACATCAAAATGTTGAGCTTATTAAATCTACAGGATATAAGGATATTTTGGTAAGAAAGACTAAGATCCCAGGGGATAATCTTGCTATAGATTAG
- a CDS encoding ATP-dependent DNA helicase, translated as MIELNLIEYILKKAELNVKGFVTRNNQLRMIDKVSRAFNDENFLVIEAPTGTGKSLAYLISAIDFIQKTQEKVIISTASINLQEQLIKKDIKSLENIIPCKIKFGIIKGMRNYLCLRRLEEFERSLLTYTFNKKNLESLIYWAKTTKTGDKDELNFIDDKIWEEVSASIETCSGITCPDENKCFFKKARRKASECDIIITNHHLLLNDLYIRNEILTEKETHENDSEKIDTEEELNLILPNIKNVIIDEAHYLEEAARTLFNKNFSRIGIKQLFIKIDKLIKRQNIGGAYKKNFEIATISSFENIEYIIRTTKDFPSIYRITNATHKLDFYMRIKTHLQDIIYNLENYRTAITSVIQDLENQVAQIELNRLIRNIELKELLIKNFISENSYINLCFWIENKKNIPIFKTSEINLAPGLNSIMHKRLRRVIFTSATLLTNQSFSYFFNQTGLNLSDKEIKTEKLPYSFPYKERSILTIISDIENPNNEEEFLSQSAIYIKELVMLNKGGTLILLTSLKSLEYIGKNIKDFLLRNDINIFVQGDLPKHELINSFKYSQKKSVLIGIKNFWEGIDIKGDKLTMVIMPKLPFQTPSDPILIAKNELAIRVGENFFTKETLPQAIIKFKQGFGRLIRDSKDYGIIVCFDKRIFEKTYGKLFLESLPDIETHYSNFENIKQIIDIFFKKQEQNTNL; from the coding sequence TTGATAGAATTGAACTTAATTGAATATATACTTAAAAAAGCTGAACTAAACGTTAAAGGCTTTGTTACAAGAAATAATCAGTTAAGAATGATAGACAAAGTAAGCAGAGCCTTTAACGATGAGAATTTCTTAGTTATTGAAGCCCCAACAGGTACGGGAAAAAGTCTTGCCTATTTAATTTCTGCTATTGATTTTATTCAAAAAACACAAGAAAAAGTAATCATTTCAACAGCCTCTATTAACCTTCAAGAACAACTAATTAAAAAAGATATTAAATCTTTAGAGAATATTATTCCTTGCAAAATAAAGTTTGGAATAATTAAAGGAATGAGAAATTACCTATGCCTTCGCCGGCTTGAAGAATTTGAAAGAAGTCTCTTAACATACACATTCAATAAAAAAAATTTAGAATCATTAATTTACTGGGCAAAAACCACAAAAACTGGTGATAAAGACGAACTTAATTTTATCGATGACAAAATCTGGGAAGAAGTATCAGCTAGCATTGAAACATGCTCAGGCATCACCTGTCCTGATGAGAATAAATGTTTTTTTAAAAAGGCAAGAAGAAAAGCATCAGAATGTGATATTATCATAACAAATCATCATTTACTATTAAATGATCTCTACATAAGAAATGAAATATTAACAGAAAAAGAAACTCATGAAAATGACTCTGAAAAAATTGATACAGAGGAAGAGCTTAACTTAATCTTACCTAATATTAAAAACGTTATAATTGATGAAGCTCACTATTTAGAAGAAGCTGCAAGAACCCTGTTTAACAAAAATTTCTCAAGAATTGGAATAAAGCAACTCTTTATAAAAATAGACAAACTAATCAAAAGGCAAAATATAGGCGGTGCATACAAGAAAAATTTTGAAATTGCAACAATATCAAGTTTTGAGAACATTGAATATATTATACGAACAACAAAAGATTTCCCATCTATTTATAGAATCACCAATGCTACACATAAACTCGATTTTTATATGCGAATTAAAACACATTTACAAGATATTATTTATAATCTAGAAAATTATCGAACAGCCATAACGTCAGTAATACAAGACCTTGAAAATCAAGTAGCACAAATCGAGCTAAATAGGCTAATTAGGAATATAGAATTAAAAGAACTATTAATTAAAAATTTCATCTCTGAGAATAGCTATATCAATCTCTGTTTCTGGATAGAAAATAAAAAGAATATTCCTATATTCAAAACGTCAGAGATCAATTTAGCCCCTGGACTAAATTCAATTATGCATAAAAGACTAAGAAGAGTAATTTTTACTTCAGCTACTCTTCTTACAAACCAATCATTTTCATATTTTTTCAACCAGACTGGCCTGAACTTAAGCGACAAAGAGATAAAAACGGAAAAGTTACCATATTCTTTTCCCTACAAGGAAAGATCAATACTCACGATTATATCAGACATTGAAAATCCCAATAACGAAGAAGAATTCCTAAGCCAATCAGCAATATACATTAAAGAACTTGTAATGCTAAATAAAGGAGGGACTTTAATTCTTTTAACCTCACTTAAAAGCTTAGAATACATAGGTAAAAATATTAAAGATTTTTTACTAAGGAATGATATAAATATTTTTGTCCAAGGAGATTTGCCAAAACATGAGCTCATAAATTCTTTCAAATATTCACAAAAAAAAAGCGTACTCATAGGCATAAAAAATTTCTGGGAAGGAATTGACATTAAAGGAGACAAACTAACAATGGTAATAATGCCAAAACTTCCATTTCAAACCCCCTCAGATCCGATTTTAATAGCAAAAAACGAATTAGCTATAAGAGTGGGAGAAAACTTTTTTACAAAAGAAACATTACCACAAGCAATAATAAAATTTAAACAAGGATTTGGAAGATTGATTAGGGATTCAAAAGATTATGGAATTATAGTATGTTTTGACAAAAGAATTTTTGAGAAAACCTATGGTAAGCTTTTCCTCGAATCCTTACCTGACATCGAAACTCATTATTCAAATTTTGAAAATATAAAACAAATAATAGATATATTCTTTAAAAAACAAGAACAAAATACTAATCTATAG
- a CDS encoding purine-nucleoside phosphorylase: protein MNFKEINQRVDKAYNSIQDNISKFKPKVAVILGTRFSNVDAICDNGVEIPYTQIERFPISTEESHKGILKVNKDIALFSGRFHYYEGYHPKEIIMPILLAKKIGIKDLIITNASGGINSQFATTDLILINDHINLMGINPLIGEHDNKLGPRFPELNSIYNNSSLIEFTRNVYKDIFGKQMKEGVYIAVAGPSFESAAEIKFFKTIGADLVGMSTVPEIIMASYLEMDTVAISYVTNMASGIQENSITLEEIQINAEKSSKDLAKLLKGIIDRIELN, encoded by the coding sequence ATGAATTTTAAAGAAATTAATCAAAGAGTTGACAAAGCATATAATTCAATTCAAGACAACATATCAAAGTTTAAACCCAAAGTAGCAGTTATACTTGGCACTAGGTTTAGTAATGTAGATGCAATATGTGATAATGGAGTTGAAATACCTTACACCCAAATAGAAAGATTCCCAATATCAACAGAAGAAAGTCACAAGGGGATACTTAAAGTTAACAAAGATATTGCTCTGTTTTCTGGAAGGTTTCATTATTATGAAGGTTATCATCCTAAAGAAATAATAATGCCTATACTGCTTGCAAAAAAAATTGGAATCAAGGATTTAATTATTACAAATGCCTCTGGGGGAATTAACAGCCAATTTGCCACAACTGATCTCATTTTAATAAACGACCATATAAACCTTATGGGAATAAATCCATTAATTGGCGAGCACGATAATAAGTTGGGACCAAGATTTCCAGAACTAAATTCAATTTATAATAATTCAAGTCTAATAGAATTTACAAGAAATGTTTATAAGGATATTTTTGGAAAACAGATGAAAGAAGGTGTTTATATTGCCGTTGCTGGTCCATCCTTTGAGTCAGCAGCTGAGATAAAGTTTTTTAAAACCATAGGTGCAGATTTAGTTGGGATGTCAACAGTGCCTGAAATAATTATGGCATCTTATCTGGAGATGGATACAGTAGCCATTTCATATGTAACAAACATGGCGTCAGGCATACAAGAAAACTCCATAACTTTAGAGGAAATTCAAATAAATGCAGAAAAATCATCGAAGGATTTAGCAAAATTATTAAAAGGAATAATTGATAGAATTGAACTTAATTGA
- a CDS encoding tRNA dihydrouridine synthase produces MNFLSDIRLPIMILAPMEDVTDTVFRNLIHLIGNGKHEPDIYFTEFISAVGLLNGSKQSMQHILTRNDELSRPLIAQIWGKKPDEFVKAIEVLSDLGFWGIDLNMGCPKKKIVKKGVCSALIENKSLAREIVMASKETCLRFGLPISVKTRHGFFCSEVEDWLGFLLGLGIDMLTVHPRLAINQSEGLIDMNVFDKVVKLRDKINPSTLIIGNGDILTLDHADQIIRDYSIDGVMFGRGIFKNLNLFKKGSPNFLSNNLNFRLDILKFHIKDFHTTWSFTKDFNKLKKYFKIYFNENERHSEYFRNIMNSSSYDELFTNLDRMDSIGD; encoded by the coding sequence ATGAATTTTTTAAGCGATATTCGTCTTCCAATTATGATTTTGGCTCCAATGGAAGATGTAACTGATACTGTTTTTAGGAATTTAATTCATTTAATAGGAAATGGGAAGCATGAGCCTGACATTTATTTTACTGAATTTATTTCTGCAGTAGGACTTTTGAATGGATCTAAGCAATCAATGCAGCATATTTTGACAAGGAATGATGAGCTTAGTCGTCCCTTAATTGCTCAAATTTGGGGCAAGAAGCCAGATGAGTTTGTCAAAGCAATAGAAGTTTTAAGTGATTTAGGGTTTTGGGGTATTGATCTTAATATGGGATGTCCTAAGAAGAAGATAGTTAAGAAAGGAGTTTGTTCTGCTTTAATTGAGAATAAATCCTTGGCCCGTGAGATAGTCATGGCAAGTAAAGAGACATGCTTAAGATTTGGATTGCCTATTAGCGTTAAAACAAGACATGGATTTTTTTGCTCTGAAGTTGAGGATTGGTTGGGGTTTCTATTGGGATTAGGTATTGATATGTTGACAGTGCATCCGAGGCTTGCTATCAATCAAAGTGAAGGGCTTATAGATATGAATGTGTTTGATAAGGTTGTTAAACTGAGAGACAAAATCAATCCTTCTACATTAATTATTGGAAATGGAGATATTTTAACTTTAGATCATGCGGATCAAATTATAAGGGATTATTCTATTGATGGAGTCATGTTTGGGCGTGGAATTTTTAAGAATTTAAACTTATTTAAAAAAGGTTCGCCCAACTTTTTGAGTAATAATTTAAATTTTAGATTAGATATATTAAAATTTCATATAAAAGACTTTCATACTACTTGGAGCTTTACTAAGGATTTTAATAAACTTAAAAAATACTTCAAGATTTATTTTAATGAAAATGAAAGACATAGTGAATATTTTCGTAATATTATGAATTCAAGCAGTTATGATGAACTTTTTACAAATCTAGATCGAATGGATAGTATAGGAGATTAA
- the valS gene encoding valine--tRNA ligase, producing the protein MSSELSKNYDPKSFEDKIYRKWLNNGVFRSGNSFELKKFSMIAPPPNVTGILHMGHALNFTLQDILVRYKRMKGNDTLWLFGTDHAGIATQTVFERQLKEIGKSKDDFSREEFIGEIFKLTDRHREIIVNQIERLGASYDHSRERFTLDGELCQAVNKVFIDLYNKGLIYKGEYLVNLDPGSGSVVSDEEVEHKEVIGKIYFIKYLLDDNNFIEVATTRPETMFGDVAVAVNPNDNRYKSLIGREVSVPIANRKVKIIADSYVDMEFGSGALKITPAHDLNDFEISKRHDILKINILTRDAKLNENVPIEYQGLSVSAARIKIEKDLKDQGFLIDIKRHKHQVGHCHRSGEVVEPYLSNQWFVKMKPLAENALKALEESKIRFYPKKWENTYKHWLSNIRDWCISRQLVWGHRIPAWYDIKTGEVVVSELDPSLSEEYRGRNFTRDPDVLDTWFSSWLWPFSSLGWPEGTLDFKNYYPTNTLITAYDIIFFWVARMVMAGLEFTGQVPFKNIYITPLLRDKQGRKMSKSLGNGIDPLEIINEYGSDALRFTLSFLSVQGQDLNIDTKDFMFGAKFMNKVFNASKFILSNLKGRVILDRLILDDIDKWLLTSLNSTIASLDWAFKNYKYNEATRAVYEFFWNDFCDWYIEISKINLNSNDTNLQSMTISKLIFFLKESLLIMHPFAPFITEEIYAKLPCSEGILALAKYPEGMTQRYFKKEFESFNLFKDFIISIRTLRSEFNIVPNIKINVGLKFDNTFKCDRYFKEHEKIAKKLINFDCIFYNESYENMIGVPGVGFESFADIKSLIDTDKELLRLAKQLEKYERLKGTTLVKLKNQNFLSNAPSEIVDFEKSKLSEFDSFISKINNYLDNLRK; encoded by the coding sequence ATGAGTAGTGAGCTTTCAAAAAATTATGATCCTAAGAGTTTTGAAGATAAAATTTATAGGAAATGGTTAAATAATGGTGTATTTCGTTCGGGTAATAGCTTTGAATTGAAGAAATTTAGTATGATAGCACCTCCACCCAATGTTACAGGTATTCTTCATATGGGGCATGCTCTTAATTTTACTCTGCAAGATATTCTTGTTCGCTACAAGAGAATGAAGGGAAATGATACTCTTTGGCTTTTTGGAACAGATCATGCTGGAATTGCAACTCAAACGGTTTTTGAAAGGCAGCTTAAAGAGATTGGTAAAAGTAAGGATGATTTTAGTCGTGAAGAATTTATTGGTGAAATTTTTAAGTTAACAGATAGACATAGAGAAATTATTGTCAATCAAATAGAAAGGCTCGGAGCTTCCTATGACCATTCTAGAGAAAGATTTACCCTTGATGGTGAGCTTTGTCAAGCCGTTAATAAGGTTTTTATTGACTTATATAATAAGGGCTTAATTTATAAGGGAGAATATCTTGTAAACCTTGATCCTGGATCTGGAAGTGTTGTTAGTGATGAGGAAGTTGAACATAAGGAAGTTATTGGAAAAATTTATTTTATTAAATATTTGTTAGATGATAATAATTTTATTGAAGTGGCAACTACTAGACCTGAAACGATGTTTGGAGATGTGGCTGTTGCTGTTAACCCTAATGATAATCGATATAAATCTTTAATTGGCAGAGAGGTTAGTGTTCCTATTGCAAATAGAAAAGTTAAGATAATAGCGGATAGTTATGTTGATATGGAATTTGGTAGTGGTGCTTTAAAAATAACACCTGCGCATGATCTCAATGACTTCGAAATTTCAAAAAGGCATGACATCCTCAAAATAAATATTTTGACTAGAGATGCAAAACTTAATGAAAATGTTCCGATTGAATATCAGGGTTTAAGTGTCAGTGCTGCAAGAATCAAGATAGAAAAAGATTTAAAAGATCAAGGGTTTTTAATAGACATTAAGAGGCATAAACATCAGGTTGGACATTGCCATAGATCGGGAGAGGTTGTTGAGCCTTATTTATCAAACCAGTGGTTTGTAAAGATGAAACCTTTGGCTGAGAATGCTTTAAAGGCTTTAGAAGAGAGTAAAATTAGGTTTTATCCTAAAAAGTGGGAGAATACATATAAGCATTGGTTGTCAAATATTAGAGATTGGTGCATATCTAGGCAGTTAGTTTGGGGACACAGAATTCCTGCATGGTATGATATTAAGACAGGAGAGGTTGTTGTTAGTGAGCTCGATCCGTCTTTAAGTGAGGAGTATAGGGGTAGGAATTTTACCAGAGATCCGGATGTTCTTGATACTTGGTTTTCTTCTTGGTTATGGCCATTCTCTTCTCTTGGGTGGCCAGAAGGTACCCTTGACTTTAAAAATTATTACCCTACAAATACTTTAATTACTGCTTATGACATAATATTTTTTTGGGTAGCAAGGATGGTAATGGCAGGTCTTGAGTTTACAGGACAAGTACCTTTTAAGAATATATACATAACGCCTCTTTTAAGAGATAAACAAGGTAGAAAAATGTCAAAATCTTTAGGTAATGGAATAGATCCTCTTGAAATTATTAATGAGTATGGAAGTGATGCTTTGCGTTTTACTCTTTCTTTTTTATCTGTACAAGGTCAGGATTTAAATATTGATACTAAAGATTTTATGTTTGGCGCTAAGTTTATGAACAAAGTATTTAATGCATCTAAATTTATTTTATCAAACTTAAAGGGTAGAGTGATATTAGACAGATTAATTTTAGACGATATCGATAAATGGTTGCTTACAAGTTTAAACTCAACTATTGCTTCTCTAGATTGGGCTTTTAAAAATTATAAGTACAATGAGGCTACAAGGGCAGTGTATGAATTCTTTTGGAATGATTTTTGTGATTGGTATATTGAAATTAGTAAGATTAATTTAAATAGTAACGATACTAATCTTCAAAGTATGACTATTTCTAAGTTGATATTTTTCTTGAAAGAATCTTTACTCATTATGCATCCCTTTGCACCCTTTATTACCGAAGAGATTTATGCTAAACTTCCGTGTTCAGAAGGCATATTAGCTTTAGCAAAGTATCCTGAGGGTATGACTCAGAGATATTTTAAGAAAGAGTTTGAAAGTTTTAATTTATTTAAAGATTTTATTATATCTATTAGAACTCTTAGGAGTGAATTTAATATAGTTCCTAATATTAAGATTAATGTTGGCTTGAAGTTTGATAATACGTTTAAATGTGACAGATATTTTAAGGAGCATGAGAAGATTGCAAAGAAGCTTATTAATTTTGATTGCATATTTTACAATGAAAGTTATGAAAATATGATAGGTGTGCCTGGCGTTGGTTTTGAAAGTTTTGCAGACATTAAGAGTTTGATAGATACTGACAAAGAGCTATTAAGGCTTGCTAAGCAACTAGAAAAATATGAGAGACTTAAAGGTACAACTTTGGTGAAACTTAAAAATCAGAACTTTTTATCAAATGCACCTAGTGAGATTGTTGACTTCGAGAAATCAAAATTATCAGAATTTGATTCTTTTATTTCAAAAATTAATAATTATCTTGATAATTTAAGAAAATAA